TAGCGGAGGCGCGCCGTGCCATCCAAATCAACCGAATTTGTCATCCAGTCCCGGTTTATGCCCGCGTTGACGCAGGGCGAGCCGGCCTTGAGGCGCCAATCGCCGGCGGCCTTATTCGCGAATTGGGGGTCGGATTCAATGTTGTTAACGCTGCCGGCGAGGATGGCCGATGAGTTCGTCGGAAAAACACAGCAGTTTGTGAAAATACCCCCGGCGCCCTCTATGGAATGAAGATTCTTGAAATGGTTGTCATAGATCACGCAGTTTTCAACCGTTGCCGTCTTGCCAACAGTAAAATACATTCCCCCGCCAACGTTACTATTCGCACAATAATTGCTTACGATCGTGCTGTTCTTTATCCAATACCCGCTTTCGTTAATCGTAACCGAGGCTAAATTACCGCTATTGACGGCAATCAGGCAATTGGCCAAATTACAATTCTGCACTCCGCCCGCGCCGGAAACAGAGGCGTTGTTGACCACGGCACAGTTGGACAATACGGAATACCCCACCATAGAGCCACCGCCGCTGTTGTTTGAAATCGTGCAGTTGACGGCATTGCCATGATAGATTATTACGCCGCGCGCGGCGACGCTGTTATTGCCGTTGTTATTTTTGACGATCGTATTGCACATTGTGCCGTAATACACCCCGGCTCCATAGTAATACGCGGCATTGCCGGCAATCACGCAATTTGAGATTACAGGAGGAATACCCGGACTTGTGGACGGGCAATAAATCCCGCCGCCG
The DNA window shown above is from Kiritimatiellia bacterium and carries:
- a CDS encoding choice-of-anchor Q domain-containing protein, translating into MKHYLIGLTAVLLICFFGICACSGDTHYAATNMLSVEPYTSWENAASNIQWAADAATEGDTVLVSNGVYEAGGLTNYPTGTLLTNRLVITSAITVTSVNGASVTAIKGAWASNGQTNGLDSVRCVYMSAGTLIGFTITNGATRVSSSADGNGGGIYCPSTSPGIPPVISNCVIAGNAAYYYGAGVYYGTMCNTIVKNNNGNNSVAARGVIIYHGNAVNCTISNNSGGGSMVGYSVLSNCAVVNNASVSGAGGVQNCNLANCLIAVNSGNLASVTINESGYWIKNSTIVSNYCANSNVGGGMYFTVGKTATVENCVIYDNHFKNLHSIEGAGGIFTNCCVFPTNSSAILAGSVNNIESDPQFANKAAGDWRLKAGSPCVNAGINRDWMTNSVDLDGTARLRYGRVDMGAYECIYSGTICGFR